Proteins encoded within one genomic window of Mya arenaria isolate MELC-2E11 chromosome 13, ASM2691426v1:
- the LOC128213605 gene encoding transportin-1-like, with translation MAWQPEENGLRQILQLLKESQSPDNATQRAVQQKLEELNKFPDFNNYLIFVLTKLKNEDDPTRSLSGLILKNNVRAHFEKFPAEVSSFIKQECLNSIGDPSPLIRATIGILITTIVAKGDLRNWPELLPALCQCLDSEDYNVCEGAFGALQKICEDSAEALDNDPSRPLNILIPKFLQFFKQQSPKIRSHAIACVNQFIISRTQALMVHIDAFIENLFYLASDDDTEVRKNVCRALVMLVEVRMDRLMPHINSIIEYMMMRTTDDDDTVALEACEYWLSLAEQPICKEVLTPHIEKLVPILVKGMKYSEIDIILLKGDVEDDEMVPDKESDIKPRFHRARSHNQKHQGEGGDGDGEGDSDDDGMDDDDSLSDWNLRKCSAAALDVLANVFREDILPVLLPILKEILFHANWEIKESGILVLGAIAEGCMNGMIPHLPELIPYLITCLADKKALVRSITCWTLSRYAHWVVGQPHEQYLKPLMTELLKRVLDANKRVQEAACSAFATLEEEACTELVPYLGFILETLVFAFSKYQHKNLLILYDAIGTLADSVGHHLNKPEYVSMLMPPLIEKWNVLKDEDKDLFPLLECLSSVATALQSGFLPYCEPVYRRCVSLVEQTLGQNLASMQSPDQFDPPDKDFMIVALDLLSGLAEGLNQQIETLVANSDILKLLYQCMQDPMPEVRQSSFALLGDLTKACFQHVKQCIGDFMPILGHNLNPEYISVCNNATWAIGEISIKMGPDMKEYVPVVLGNLIEIINRPNTPKTLLENTAITIGRLGLVCPAEVAPNLQQFIRQWCTSLRNIRDNEEKDSAFRGVCHMISVNPGGVVQDFIFFCDAVASWVHPKQDLKEMFYKILHGFKDQVGEDNWKKFSDQFPVPLRERLAHHYAV, from the exons AAACTAGAGGAGTTGAACAAGTTTCCAGATTTCAACAATTACTTGATATTTGTACTGACAAAGTTGAAAAATGAAG ATGATCCCACCAGATCCCTTAGTGggcttattttgaaaaataatgtaagaGCCCATTTTGAGAAATTTCCTGCCGAGGTTTCCTCATTCATCAAGCAGGAATGTCTAAACAGTATAGGAGACCCCTCTCCCCTCATCAGGGCCACCATTGGGATCCTGATTACCACAATAGTTGCCAAGGGAGACCTCCGAAACTGGCCAGAGCTGCTTCCTGCACTCTGCCAATGTCTAGACTCTGAAGACTATAATGTGTGTGAG GGAGCGTTTGGAGCCCTGCAGAAGATCTGTGAGGACTCTGCGGAGGCTTTAGACAATGACCCCAGCAGACCCCTCAACATCCTCATCCCCAAATTTCTACAGTTCTTCAAACAACAGAGCCCTAAAATCAG GTCCCATGCTATTGCGTGCGTGAACCAGTTCATCATCAGCAGAACTCAGGCGCTCATGGTCCACATAGATGCATTTATTGAG AACCTGTTTTATCTGGCATCTGATGATGACACAGAGGTTCGTAAGAATGTGTGTCGGGCGCTCGTCATGCTGGTGGAGGTGCGCATGGACCGCCTCATGCCCCACATCAACAGCATCATAGAG TACATGATGATGCGTACGACTGACGATGATGACACGGTGGCGCTGGAGGCCTGTGAGTACTGGTTGTCTCTGGCAGAGCAGCCCATCTGTAAGGAGGTGCTGACCCCACACATCGAGAAACTTGTGCCCATCCTTGTCAAGGGCATGAAGTACAGCGAGATCGACATTATCCTTCTCAAG GGTGATGTAGAGGATGATGAAATGGTGCCAGACAAGGAGTCTGACATCAAGCCACGCTTCCATCGCGCCAGGTCACACAACCAGAAACACCAAGGAGAG GGGGGAGATGGTGATGGCGAAGGGGACTCTGATGATGATGGCATGGATGATGATGACAGTCTTTCGGACTGGAATCTCC GTAAGTGTTCGGCAGCTGCTCTGGACGTTCTGGCCAACGTGTTTAGGGAAGACATATTGCCTGTCCTGCTTCCCATACTGAAGGAGATTCTGTTTCACGCAAACTGGGAGATCAAGGAGTCTGGCATCCTTGTGCTTGGAGCCATTGCGGAGGGCTGCATGAACGGCATGATCCCACATCTGCCTGAGCTCATACCATACCTGATCACTTGCCTTGCGGACAAGAAGGCCCTCGTGCGGTCCATAACATGCTGGACCCTGAGTCGATACGCACACTGGGTTGTCGGCCAGCCCCATGAGCAATATCTGAAACCACTCATGACAGAG TTGTTGAAGCGTGTGTTGGATGCAAACAAGCGTGTCCAGGAGGCTGCATGTTCGGCGTTTGCCACACTAGAGGAGGAGGCATGTACAGAACTTGTGCCCTACCTCGGCTTTATACTCGAGACTCTCGTATTTGCCTTCAGCAAGTACCAG CACAAGAACCTGCTGATCCTCTATGATGCCATTGGAACTCTTGCAGACTCAGTGGGTCACCATCTTAACAAACCA GAGTATGTGAGCATGTTAATGCCACCCCTGATAGAAAAGTGGAACGTTCTGAAGGATGAGGACAAGGACCTGTTTCCCCTTCTCGAG TGTTTGTCGAGTGTGGCCACTGCCCTGCAGTCCGGATTCCTGCCCTACTGCGAGCCTGTGTACAGAAGGTGTGTTTCCCTTGTGGAACAGACACTCGGACAAAACCTG GCAAGCATGCAGAGTCCTGATCAGTTTGACCCCCCTGACAAGGACTTCATGATTGTGGCATTGGACCTATTGTCTGGACTGGCAGAAGGCCTCAATCAGCAGATCGAGACACTAGTGGCCAACAGTGACATACTAAAACTACTCTACCAGTGTATGCAG GACCCGATGCCCGAGGTTCGACAGAGTTCATTTGCCCTGCTGGGAGATCTCACCAAGGCTTGTTTCCAGCATGTCAAACAGTGTATAG GTGACTTCATGCCTATATTGGGCCACAATCTCAACCCAGAGTACATCTCTGTATGCAACAACGCCACCTGGGCAATCGGAGAAATCTCCATTAAAATGG GTCCTGATATGAAGGAGTATGTCCCAGTTGTACTCGGGAATCTTATTGAGATTATCAATCGACCGAACACTCCAAAAACCCTCCTGGAGAATACAG CCATCACGATAGGTCGATTGGGGCTCGTGTGTCCCGCGGAAGTGGCACCCAATCTTCAACAGTTCATACGACAATG GTGTACGTCACTACGTAACATTCGTGACAACGAGGAGAAGGACTCTGCGTTTAGAGGTGTGTGTCATATGATTAGTGTGAACCCTGGCGGGGTCGTACAGGACTTCATATTCTTCTGTGATGCCGTTGCCTCCTGGGTACACCCCAAACAGGACCTCAAAGAGATGTTTTACAAG ATCCTGCACGGTTTCAAGGACCAGGTTGGGGAAGACAACTGGAAGAAGTTTTCTGACCAGTTCCCAGTTCCTCTCAGAGAGCGCCTGGCACACCACTATGCGGTGTGA
- the LOC128212953 gene encoding uncharacterized protein LOC128212953, producing MSTTLDRPARKLFLSHLLSCRQCAQSSKTTVQSQDPSVSKIWTAECEERSVEFSMLSVQGVVIETRDNGDSILIDDTTAVALVKGCSKIPFHASTPAKGQYLMIIGQLVRPGSIPMIRPVKIQNLSHNLALTAMWPLEVMDGLNQDSSAAGC from the exons ATGAGTACAACCCTTGACAGACCAGCCAGGAAGCTCTTCCTGAGCCACCTGCTGAGTTGCCGCCAATGTGCACAATCGTCCAAAACCACAGTCCAGTCACAAGATCCCTCAGTCAGCAAAATATGGACTGCGGAATGTGAAGAGAGAAGTGTTGAGTTTTCCATGCTTTCAGTTCAAGGGGTAGTTATAGAG ACGCGAGACAATGGAGACAGTATTCTCATAGATGACACCACAGCAGTAGCCCTAGTGAAAGGTTGCTCTAAAATCCCATTCCACGCATCCACACCTGCTAAAG GCCAGTACCTGATGATCATTGGTCAGCTGGTGCGGCCAGGAAGTATCCCAATGATCCGGCCTGTGAAGATACAGAACCTCAGTCACAACCTCGCACTCACCGCCATGTGGCCCCTGGAAGTCATGGACGGTCTCAACCAGGATAGTTCTGCCGCTGGTTGCTGA